From the Gemmatimonadota bacterium genome, one window contains:
- a CDS encoding ATP-binding cassette domain-containing protein, translating into MNQGQAPPLEAAGLVKRFGQIEALRGVSFVLEPGEVFGYLGPNGAGKTTTLRIVLGLVHPTAGPGAALRHAAGAGSQPRRCGLPPGRPAALRRHDSRADPRLLCPFSTGP; encoded by the coding sequence GTGAATCAGGGGCAGGCGCCACCGCTCGAGGCGGCTGGGCTGGTGAAGCGCTTCGGGCAGATCGAGGCGCTGCGCGGCGTAAGCTTCGTGCTGGAGCCGGGTGAGGTCTTCGGCTACCTGGGTCCTAACGGCGCGGGCAAGACGACGACGCTGCGCATCGTGCTCGGGCTGGTGCACCCGACCGCGGGGCCAGGTGCGGCTCTTCGCCATGCCGCCGGAGCGGGCAGCCAGCCGCGAAGATGTGGGCTTCCTCCCGGGCGACCTGCGGCTCTACGGCGACATGACAGCCGGGCAGATCCTCGACTTCTATGCCCGTTTTCGACCGGGCCGTGA